From one Neofelis nebulosa isolate mNeoNeb1 chromosome 4, mNeoNeb1.pri, whole genome shotgun sequence genomic stretch:
- the FKBP14 gene encoding peptidyl-prolyl cis-trans isomerase FKBP14 isoform X2 gives MRLFLWNAVLTLLVTSLSGALIPEPEVKIEVLQKPFICHRKTKGGDLMLVHYEGYLEKDGSLFHSTHKHNNGQPIWFTLGILEALKGWDQGLKGMCVGEKRKLTIPPALGYGKEGKGKIPPESTLIFNIDLLEIRNGPRSHESFQEMDLNDDWKLSKDEPCLCCLQLLAPG, from the exons ATGAGGCTTTTTTTGTGGAACGCGGTGCTGACGTTGTTGGTCACTTCTTTGAGTGGGGCTCTGATCCCTGAACCAGAAGTGAAGATTGAGGTGCTCCAGAAGCCGTTCATCTGCCATCGCAAGACCAAAGGGGGAGATTTGATGTTGGTCCACTATGAAGGCTACTTAGAAAAGGATGGCTCCTTATTTCACTCCAC TCACAAACATAACAATGGTCAGCCCATTTGGTTTACCTTGGGCATCCTGGAGGCTCTCAAAGGTTGGGACCAGGGCTTGAAGGGAATGTGtgtaggagagaagagaaagctcaCCATTCCTCCTGCCCTGGGctatggaaaagaaggaaaag GTAAAATTCCCCCAGAGAGTACACTGATATTCAACATTGATCTCTTGGAGATTCGAAATGGACCAAGATCCCATGAGTCATTCCAAGAAATGGATCTTAATGATGACTGGAAACTCTCTAAAGATGAG CCTTGCCTCTGCTGCCTTCAGCTCCTTGCTCCAGGCTGA
- the FKBP14 gene encoding peptidyl-prolyl cis-trans isomerase FKBP14 isoform X1, with protein MRLFLWNAVLTLLVTSLSGALIPEPEVKIEVLQKPFICHRKTKGGDLMLVHYEGYLEKDGSLFHSTHKHNNGQPIWFTLGILEALKGWDQGLKGMCVGEKRKLTIPPALGYGKEGKGKIPPESTLIFNIDLLEIRNGPRSHESFQEMDLNDDWKLSKDEVKVYLKKEFEKHGAVVNESHHDVLVEDIFDKEDEDKDGFISAREFTYKHDEL; from the exons ATGAGGCTTTTTTTGTGGAACGCGGTGCTGACGTTGTTGGTCACTTCTTTGAGTGGGGCTCTGATCCCTGAACCAGAAGTGAAGATTGAGGTGCTCCAGAAGCCGTTCATCTGCCATCGCAAGACCAAAGGGGGAGATTTGATGTTGGTCCACTATGAAGGCTACTTAGAAAAGGATGGCTCCTTATTTCACTCCAC TCACAAACATAACAATGGTCAGCCCATTTGGTTTACCTTGGGCATCCTGGAGGCTCTCAAAGGTTGGGACCAGGGCTTGAAGGGAATGTGtgtaggagagaagagaaagctcaCCATTCCTCCTGCCCTGGGctatggaaaagaaggaaaag GTAAAATTCCCCCAGAGAGTACACTGATATTCAACATTGATCTCTTGGAGATTCGAAATGGACCAAGATCCCATGAGTCATTCCAAGAAATGGATCTTAATGATGACTGGAAACTCTCTAAAGATGAG GTTAAAGTGTATTTAAAGAAGGAGTTTGAAAAGCATGGTGCAGTGGTGAATGAAAGTCATCATGATGTTTTGGTGGAGGATATTTTTGATAAAGAAGATGAAGACAAAGATGGATTTATATCTGCCAGAGAATTTACATATAAGCATGATGAGTTATAA